In one window of Metasolibacillus fluoroglycofenilyticus DNA:
- a CDS encoding TSUP family transporter has product MPFDLDISLIIILIFFGFLAAFVDSVVGGGGLIMLPALLFTGLSPASAVATNKLAGTLGSMTSTITFYRSGKLDIKSVYKWFPLSFFGSMLGAWTVHLINPEILKPLMLVMLATVAVYTIFKKDWGHLSTYKSLSPKKLLIFLCVLFIIGFYDGFLGPGTGSFLIFAFLIVGFDFLKAAGNAKFLNFGSNIGGLLMFMSLGQVNYTYGLIMGVAQIAGAICGSKYAIKRGSGYVRILFIIVTITLLAKNAYDFLK; this is encoded by the coding sequence ATGCCATTTGATTTAGATATATCACTTATTATTATTTTAATTTTCTTTGGTTTTTTAGCTGCTTTTGTTGATTCTGTTGTAGGTGGCGGGGGGCTTATTATGCTACCAGCCCTGTTATTTACGGGGCTTAGTCCTGCCTCTGCTGTAGCGACAAATAAGCTAGCAGGCACACTAGGCTCTATGACGAGCACCATTACATTTTATCGCTCTGGAAAGCTCGATATTAAATCTGTCTATAAATGGTTTCCATTATCATTTTTCGGGTCCATGCTTGGTGCATGGACTGTCCATTTAATCAATCCAGAAATTTTAAAGCCATTAATGCTTGTTATGCTAGCAACTGTAGCTGTCTATACGATTTTTAAAAAGGATTGGGGACATCTTTCTACCTATAAAAGCCTGTCACCGAAAAAGCTTTTAATCTTTTTGTGCGTGCTCTTTATTATTGGCTTTTATGACGGCTTTTTAGGTCCTGGAACTGGCTCATTTTTAATTTTTGCCTTTCTTATCGTTGGCTTTGATTTTTTGAAGGCAGCAGGCAATGCAAAATTTTTAAACTTTGGTAGCAACATCGGTGGATTGCTTATGTTTATGTCACTGGGACAAGTAAATTATACATACGGTCTAATTATGGGGGTGGCACAAATTGCCGGGGCTATATGTGGCTCGAAATACGCAATAAAGCGAGGTAGCGGCTATGTCCGCATATTATTTATCATCGTTACTATTACATTGCTCGCTAAAAATGCTTATGATTTTTTAAAATAG
- a CDS encoding tetratricopeptide repeat protein, giving the protein MPINDFDQRLNEVRQLVFIDENDFLREKCSDTDKLYAALRLGDFLLLQPTTEGDIKFRTYRNIGYLNRLVGCIATSLYYIKEALDYFEPKGGVEYILTLINYGETIKHTKDYEKALNIFEQALIYCDAHNLQQFEDSIWQFKGKCYLEQGNVDNAERCFYKAYAIRKKRNDKRMLVPSENALKYIGRIKR; this is encoded by the coding sequence ATGCCAATAAACGATTTTGATCAGAGGCTTAACGAAGTCAGACAATTAGTTTTTATTGATGAAAATGATTTTTTACGTGAAAAATGCTCAGATACAGATAAGCTCTATGCTGCCCTTCGCTTAGGTGATTTTCTTCTACTACAGCCAACTACGGAAGGCGATATAAAGTTTAGAACATATCGCAATATCGGCTATCTAAATAGGTTAGTAGGATGTATCGCAACGTCATTATATTACATAAAAGAAGCGCTTGATTATTTTGAACCAAAAGGCGGAGTAGAGTACATACTAACATTGATTAACTATGGAGAAACAATTAAACATACAAAAGACTATGAAAAAGCACTAAATATATTTGAACAAGCATTAATTTATTGTGATGCTCATAATTTACAGCAATTTGAGGACAGTATATGGCAGTTTAAAGGGAAATGTTATTTAGAGCAAGGCAATGTTGATAATGCGGAGCGTTGTTTTTATAAGGCCTATGCAATTCGCAAAAAACGCAATGACAAAAGGATGCTTGTTCCGTCTGAAAATGCATTAAAGTATATAGGAAGAATAAAGCGCTAA